A genomic stretch from Pararhizobium sp. IMCC21322 includes:
- the lpxD gene encoding UDP-3-O-(3-hydroxymyristoyl)glucosamine N-acyltransferase, whose protein sequence is MSDTRFFAVPAPISLKEIADLLGESIPEGADESVTIHNTKALDDAEQGDATFLDNAKYVDLLAECGASLIFCKKRYADKVPSTAVAWVTAAPYHAYAKLVSALYPNAAGSAPMVATGPNDTKIIRGRVHQTAKLESDVVIEPNATVGEEAEIGSGTIVAAGAVVGRGVKIGRNCFIGANTVVQHALLGNRVVLHSGTCVGQDGFGYAMGPTGHLKVPQIGRVIIQDDVEIGANTCVDRGTNRDTTIGEGTKIDNQVQIGHNVTIGRHCVLVGQVGIAGSASLGDFVVIGGQTGVIGHVRIGDGAQIAGVSAVHGDVPAGARWGGVPAKPLREWFKEITLLNQLANKEIVVVEKTGSNSGKE, encoded by the coding sequence TTGTCTGATACAAGGTTTTTTGCAGTACCAGCCCCGATATCACTGAAGGAGATTGCAGACCTTTTGGGAGAATCTATTCCTGAAGGCGCGGATGAATCTGTGACTATCCACAACACAAAAGCTTTGGACGATGCTGAACAGGGAGACGCCACATTTCTGGATAACGCCAAGTATGTCGACTTGCTGGCTGAGTGTGGGGCCTCATTGATCTTTTGCAAAAAACGATATGCGGACAAGGTTCCATCTACTGCCGTTGCCTGGGTAACTGCAGCTCCATATCACGCTTATGCCAAGCTCGTTTCTGCCCTCTATCCAAATGCGGCTGGCTCAGCGCCTATGGTCGCAACCGGACCAAATGATACAAAAATCATACGCGGGCGCGTGCATCAGACGGCGAAGTTGGAGTCAGATGTGGTGATTGAGCCAAATGCGACGGTCGGAGAAGAAGCAGAAATTGGAAGCGGTACCATTGTCGCCGCTGGCGCTGTCGTCGGGCGCGGTGTTAAAATTGGTCGGAATTGTTTCATTGGAGCAAATACGGTCGTGCAACATGCTTTGCTTGGCAATCGTGTTGTACTGCACTCTGGAACCTGTGTTGGCCAGGATGGTTTCGGCTATGCAATGGGGCCAACCGGCCACCTGAAGGTTCCACAGATCGGACGCGTGATCATTCAGGATGATGTGGAGATTGGTGCAAATACCTGTGTTGATAGGGGAACCAATCGCGACACAACTATAGGTGAAGGAACCAAAATCGACAATCAGGTCCAGATTGGGCACAACGTGACAATTGGACGTCATTGTGTGCTGGTTGGCCAGGTTGGGATCGCGGGGAGCGCCTCGCTTGGTGATTTTGTTGTAATTGGCGGACAAACCGGTGTCATAGGACATGTAAGAATTGGCGACGGCGCCCAGATTGCCGGTGTCAGTGCTGTTCACGGTGATGTTCCGGCGGGCGCGCGTTGGGGTGGCGTTCCGGCCAAACCGCTGCGCGAATGGTTTAAAGAAATCACGTTATTGAACCAATTGGCGAATAAAGAGATTGTCGTCGTCGAAAAGACGGGTTCAAACTCCGGAAAAGAGTGA
- the fabZ gene encoding 3-hydroxyacyl-ACP dehydratase FabZ: protein MSETATTELGSADILDLLKALPHRYPFLLVDKLKDIDGDNACIGVKNVSANEPQFMGHFPGQPVMPGVLMLEGMAQTAGALCILAQSVDSPPSLVYLMSIDRAKFRKPVVPGDQIEYHVKKIQSRGSVWKFGCIAMVDGKKACEAEISAMLIDK from the coding sequence ATGAGTGAAACCGCTACGACCGAATTGGGGTCGGCAGATATTCTCGATCTGCTGAAAGCCCTTCCGCATCGATATCCTTTCCTTCTTGTTGACAAACTCAAGGACATTGATGGAGACAATGCGTGTATTGGCGTTAAAAATGTTTCGGCAAATGAACCCCAATTCATGGGACATTTCCCCGGACAACCAGTTATGCCTGGAGTTCTTATGCTTGAGGGTATGGCCCAGACAGCCGGCGCGCTGTGCATTCTTGCCCAATCCGTAGATTCGCCACCAAGCCTGGTCTATTTGATGAGCATCGACAGGGCGAAATTTCGCAAGCCTGTGGTGCCCGGTGATCAGATCGAATATCACGTCAAGAAGATACAAAGCCGAGGCAGCGTATGGAAATTCGGCTGCATAGCAATGGTTGATGGCAAGAAGGCCTGTGAGGCCGAAATTTCTGCCATGCTGATCGATAAATAG
- the lpxA gene encoding acyl-ACP--UDP-N-acetylglucosamine O-acyltransferase, with protein MTIHPTAIIHPDAKLGKGVSIGAYSVIEQHVALGDGVIIRPHVVVEGRTTIGDKTEIFQFSSIGAQPQDLKYGGEPSRLEIGANCTIRESVTINTGTEGGGMLTKVGDQCLIMAGAHIAHDCMVGNHVIFVNNATVAGHANIGDHAILGGLSAVHQFARIGEHAFVGGMTGVEHDVIPYGSVIGNRARLGGLNLVGLRRRNIDKAEIHVLRNAYAQLFIEEGSFQERVDQVSEAYPDSLLVKNMIDFIRAGNGRRICMPREQSG; from the coding sequence GTGACCATTCATCCAACCGCAATCATCCATCCTGATGCCAAACTGGGAAAGGGTGTATCAATCGGCGCTTATAGCGTTATCGAACAGCACGTTGCATTGGGCGATGGTGTTATCATCCGTCCCCATGTTGTTGTTGAGGGGCGGACGACAATTGGAGACAAGACCGAAATATTTCAGTTCTCCAGTATTGGTGCTCAACCACAGGATCTGAAGTATGGTGGTGAACCCAGTCGCCTTGAAATCGGGGCGAACTGCACCATTCGGGAAAGCGTCACCATCAATACAGGCACTGAAGGTGGCGGTATGCTCACCAAAGTCGGGGATCAATGTTTGATCATGGCCGGTGCTCATATTGCGCATGATTGTATGGTTGGAAACCATGTCATATTCGTCAACAACGCGACTGTGGCAGGGCATGCGAATATCGGAGATCACGCGATCCTTGGAGGCCTCTCCGCTGTTCATCAGTTTGCTCGTATCGGCGAACATGCTTTTGTCGGGGGTATGACAGGCGTCGAGCACGATGTAATTCCTTACGGGTCGGTTATTGGAAATCGAGCGCGACTTGGGGGATTGAACCTGGTTGGGCTGCGGCGCCGCAACATTGATAAGGCCGAAATTCATGTCCTGCGCAATGCCTATGCGCAACTGTTTATTGAAGAAGGGTCTTTTCAGGAACGCGTGGATCAGGTTTCAGAAGCCTATCCGGACAGTTTACTGGTCAAGAATATGATTGATTTCATCCGCGCCGGTAACGGGCGTCGCATTTGCATGCCGCGCGAACAATCGGGCTAA